One window of Alteromonas sp. LMIT006 genomic DNA carries:
- the rpsD gene encoding 30S ribosomal protein S4 yields MARYLGPKLKLSRREGTDLFLKSGVRAIDTKCKLENAPGQHGARRGRLSDYGLQLREKQKVRRMYGVLEKQFRNYYKEAARLKGNTGENLLQLLEQRLDNVVYRMGYASTRAEARQLVSHKAICVNGQVVNIPSFQVSAETVVSVREKAKKQARITAAVELSEQREKPTWIEVDGSKLEGTFKRLPEREDLSAEINEQLIVELYSK; encoded by the coding sequence ATGGCAAGATATTTGGGTCCTAAACTCAAACTAAGTCGTCGCGAAGGAACTGACTTGTTCCTTAAGAGTGGCGTTCGTGCAATTGATACTAAGTGTAAATTAGAAAACGCTCCTGGCCAGCACGGTGCTCGTCGCGGTCGTTTATCTGATTACGGCTTACAATTACGTGAAAAACAAAAAGTACGTCGTATGTACGGTGTACTTGAAAAGCAATTCCGTAACTACTACAAAGAAGCGGCTCGTTTAAAAGGTAACACAGGTGAAAACTTGTTACAGTTGTTAGAACAACGCCTTGATAACGTCGTTTATCGCATGGGTTACGCAAGCACACGTGCTGAAGCGCGTCAGCTTGTAAGCCACAAAGCGATTTGTGTCAACGGACAAGTGGTTAATATTCCTTCATTCCAGGTTTCTGCAGAAACAGTTGTATCTGTTCGTGAAAAAGCTAAGAAACAAGCTCGTATCACTGCAGCTGTTGAGTTATCTGAACAGCGTGAGAAGCCAACGTGGATCGAAGTAGATGGTTCTAAACTTGAAGGTACGTTTAAACGTTTACCTGAGCGTGAAGATCTATCTGCAGAAATTAACGAACAGTTGATCGTCGAACTTTACTCTAAGTAA
- the rpsK gene encoding 30S ribosomal protein S11, with protein MAKAPTRARKRAKRQVADGMAHIHASFNNTIVTITDRQGNALAWATSGGSGFRGSRKSTPFAAQVAAERAGEAAQEYGLKNLEVFVKGPGPGRESAIRALNATGYKITNITDVTPIPHNGCRPPKKRRV; from the coding sequence ATGGCAAAAGCACCTACTCGTGCGCGTAAACGCGCAAAACGTCAAGTTGCTGATGGTATGGCTCATATCCATGCTTCTTTCAACAATACGATTGTGACTATCACCGACCGTCAAGGCAATGCCTTAGCATGGGCGACTTCTGGTGGTTCAGGTTTCCGTGGTTCACGTAAATCTACCCCATTTGCTGCACAGGTTGCGGCGGAGCGCGCTGGTGAAGCAGCACAAGAATATGGTCTTAAGAACCTTGAAGTGTTCGTTAAAGGTCCAGGTCCAGGCCGTGAGTCTGCGATCCGTGCTTTGAATGCAACTGGTTACAAGATCACTAACATTACCGATGTGACGCCTATTCCTCACAACGGTTGTCGTCCACCGAAAAAACGTCGCGTTTAA
- the rpsM gene encoding 30S ribosomal protein S13, with product MARIAGINIPEHKHTVIALQAIFGIGATRAKSICASAGVAEETKIKDLDETTIDKLRDEVAKFTVEGDLRREVSMSIKRLMDLGCFRGIRHRRSLPLRGQRTKTNARTRKGPRKPIKK from the coding sequence CATTCCTGAACACAAGCATACAGTAATCGCGCTACAAGCGATTTTCGGTATCGGTGCTACACGTGCAAAAAGCATTTGTGCATCTGCTGGTGTTGCAGAAGAAACCAAGATCAAAGATCTTGACGAAACAACTATTGATAAACTTCGTGATGAAGTAGCTAAGTTCACTGTTGAAGGTGACTTACGTCGTGAAGTATCAATGAGCATCAAACGTTTGATGGACCTAGGTTGCTTCCGTGGTATTCGCCACCGTCGTAGCTTACCTCTACGTGGTCAGCGCACTAAAACCAATGCGCGTACCCGTAAAGGTCCTCGTAAGCCAATTAAAAAGTAA